The following are from one region of the Jeongeupia sp. USM3 genome:
- a CDS encoding methionine ABC transporter permease, producing the protein MLDTLIPTLLPNVDWIDLWQACQDTFSMLGWSLLFTLVLGLPLGVLLFLTGRRQLLAQPLVYGVLSFVVNVLRSVPFVILLIVMIPLTTLITGTSFGVAGVVPPLVVGATPFFARLVETALREVDRGIIEATQAMGATTRQIVLGALLPEALPGILAAATVTAITLVSYSAMSGLVGGGGLGDLAVRNGYQRFQTDVMVVTVILLLVLVQALQMAGDRLVTHFSRK; encoded by the coding sequence ATGCTGGATACCCTGATCCCCACCCTGCTGCCGAACGTCGACTGGATCGACCTGTGGCAAGCCTGCCAAGACACGTTTTCGATGCTCGGCTGGTCGCTGCTGTTCACGCTGGTCCTCGGCCTGCCGCTCGGCGTACTGCTGTTCCTGACCGGAAGGCGCCAGCTGCTGGCCCAGCCGCTCGTCTACGGCGTGCTGTCCTTCGTCGTCAACGTGCTGCGCTCGGTACCCTTCGTGATCCTGCTGATCGTGATGATCCCGCTGACGACGCTGATCACCGGCACCTCGTTCGGCGTCGCCGGCGTGGTGCCGCCGCTGGTCGTCGGCGCGACGCCGTTCTTTGCCCGGCTGGTCGAAACCGCGCTGCGCGAAGTCGACCGCGGCATCATCGAGGCAACGCAGGCGATGGGCGCGACGACGCGGCAGATCGTCCTCGGCGCGCTGCTGCCCGAAGCGCTGCCCGGCATCCTCGCCGCGGCGACGGTCACCGCGATCACGCTCGTGTCGTACTCGGCGATGTCCGGCCTCGTCGGCGGCGGCGGTCTCGGCGATCTGGCGGTCCGCAACGGCTACCAGCGCTTCCAGACCGACGTGATGGTCGTCACCGTCATCCTGCTGCTGGTGCTGGTGCAGGCGCTGCAGATGGCCGGCGATCGCCTCGTTACCCATTTTTCCCGCAAGTGA
- a CDS encoding MetQ/NlpA family ABC transporter substrate-binding protein yields the protein MKKILALIAAAVALNATAADKLVVGATAVPHAEILEFVKPTLAKEGVTLDVKVFTDYVQPNVQVAEKKLDANFFQHKPYLDEFNKGKGTNLVTVTGVHIEPFGIYSGKVKKLAELKEGATVAIPNDATNGGRALLLLEKAGLIKLKDSANLSATQRDIVQNPKKLKIRELEAAMLPRVLNQVDIALINTNYALEAKLNPTKDALAIEGSQSPYVNILVARPDNKDSAAMKKLAAALTSPATKKFILDKYKGAVVPAF from the coding sequence ATGAAGAAGATCCTCGCTCTGATCGCGGCGGCCGTCGCGCTGAACGCCACCGCGGCCGACAAGCTCGTCGTCGGCGCCACCGCCGTACCGCACGCCGAGATCCTCGAGTTCGTCAAACCGACGCTGGCCAAGGAAGGCGTGACGCTCGACGTCAAGGTCTTCACCGACTACGTGCAGCCGAACGTCCAGGTCGCGGAAAAGAAGCTCGACGCCAACTTCTTCCAGCACAAGCCCTACCTCGATGAGTTCAACAAGGGCAAGGGCACCAACCTCGTGACCGTGACCGGCGTGCATATCGAGCCGTTCGGCATCTACTCGGGCAAGGTCAAGAAGCTCGCCGAGCTGAAGGAAGGCGCCACCGTGGCGATCCCGAACGACGCGACCAACGGCGGCCGCGCGCTGCTGCTGCTCGAGAAGGCCGGCCTGATCAAGCTGAAGGATTCGGCCAACCTGTCGGCAACCCAGCGCGACATCGTGCAGAACCCGAAGAAGCTGAAGATCCGCGAACTCGAAGCCGCCATGCTGCCGCGCGTGCTGAACCAGGTCGACATCGCCCTGATCAACACCAACTACGCGCTCGAAGCCAAGCTGAACCCGACCAAGGACGCACTGGCGATCGAAGGCAGCCAGTCGCCGTACGTGAACATCCTCGTCGCCCGTCCGGACAACAAGGACAGCGCCGCGATGAAGAAGCTTGCCGCCGCGCTGACCAGCCCGGCCACCAAGAAGTTCATCCTCGACAAGTACAAGGGCGCCGTGGTGCCGGCGTTCTGA
- a CDS encoding paraquat-inducible protein A: MPTDSATEAVELIACHECDQLQRLHYPPRARVVRCCRCGAEVYRYHPDALNRTLALTVASLLLFIVANAFPIVAIDMQGNVLSTSMFGAVAHLWTTHVPIVAVLVALTTLIVPSLTLLLLIYLLGLMQLGRRPPGAAELLRLLHLSRPWGMIEVYLLGILVSVVKLMAYAAVIPGVSLWALVLLIPLMAAMLGSIHTDLIWRRLEQLK, from the coding sequence GTGCCCACCGACAGCGCCACCGAAGCCGTCGAACTGATCGCCTGCCACGAGTGCGACCAGCTGCAGCGGCTGCACTACCCGCCCAGGGCGCGCGTCGTCCGCTGCTGCCGCTGCGGCGCCGAAGTCTACCGCTATCATCCGGATGCGCTGAACCGCACGCTGGCGCTGACGGTCGCCTCGCTGCTGCTGTTCATCGTCGCCAACGCCTTTCCGATCGTCGCCATCGACATGCAGGGCAATGTGCTGTCGACGAGCATGTTCGGCGCAGTTGCGCATCTGTGGACCACCCATGTCCCCATCGTCGCCGTGCTGGTCGCGCTGACGACGCTGATCGTGCCGTCGCTGACGCTGCTGCTGCTGATCTACCTGCTCGGGCTGATGCAACTCGGGCGCCGCCCGCCCGGTGCGGCCGAGCTGCTGCGGCTGCTGCACCTGTCGCGCCCGTGGGGCATGATCGAGGTCTATCTGCTCGGCATCCTCGTCTCGGTCGTCAAGCTGATGGCCTACGCCGCGGTGATTCCCGGCGTCTCGCTGTGGGCGCTGGTGCTGCTGATCCCGCTGATGGCGGCCATGCTCGGCTCGATCCACACCGACCTGATCTGGCGCCGGCTGGAGCAACTGAAATGA
- a CDS encoding paraquat-inducible protein A, whose product MTTAQRMRLANCHDCGLLSRLPGGHGHCPRCGAALHFRKPASLAKTWAYLIAAIILYIPANTLPMMITGSIVGTQADTILSGVVYLWTSGEWPLAALVFFASIMVPLLKMIAILLLLITCQRRSRWQPQQRIKLYRLVEFVGRWSMLDIYVVTILAALVQVQSLASIAAGPAAVAFAIVVVLTMLSAMSFDPRLIWDPIDEEQEASGENHDTSH is encoded by the coding sequence ATGACCACCGCGCAACGGATGCGTCTGGCGAACTGCCACGATTGCGGCCTGCTCTCGCGCCTGCCCGGCGGACACGGCCACTGCCCGCGCTGCGGCGCGGCGCTGCATTTCCGCAAGCCTGCCAGCCTCGCCAAGACCTGGGCCTACCTGATCGCGGCAATCATCCTCTACATTCCCGCCAACACGCTGCCGATGATGATCACCGGCTCGATCGTCGGCACCCAGGCCGACACGATTCTGAGCGGCGTCGTCTACCTGTGGACCAGCGGTGAATGGCCACTGGCGGCGCTGGTGTTCTTCGCCAGCATCATGGTGCCGCTGCTGAAGATGATCGCCATCCTGCTGCTGCTGATCACCTGCCAGCGCCGCTCGCGCTGGCAACCGCAACAGCGGATCAAACTGTACCGGCTGGTCGAATTCGTCGGCCGCTGGTCGATGCTCGACATCTACGTCGTCACCATCCTCGCGGCGCTGGTGCAGGTGCAGTCGCTCGCGTCGATCGCCGCCGGCCCGGCCGCGGTCGCCTTCGCCATCGTCGTCGTGCTGACGATGTTGTCGGCGATGAGTTTCGACCCGCGGCTGATCTGGGATCCGATCGACGAAGAACAAGAAGCTTCAGGAGAAAACCATGACACAAGCCACTGA